From a region of the Chitinophaga caseinilytica genome:
- a CDS encoding RtcB family protein — protein sequence MQTIAFYCDAQGIEKNALEQLQSYAGKPHVEEICAFTDIHYCAEKALPVGVAFRTKDYCYPLITGKDIGCGVMYLAVSKEDWLKPFDKQAHYPALYHAHKAMTDDGLGGGNHFLSIEEDDANVYIICHTGTRDRGIALYQECLDQTRRFSLEYGSSVDFVHRDFLGPEFYGTYERTLRYGYERRKDFCVKTLLFLQQANYVRSRKAGIRRDYLRERFSGLEEVGALHGTDYVMGDSIHNHLRFMDGGIVHRKGSTELREGKTAVIPLSMVRGSLLVKPVRGSAGAALDSCAHGAGRRLSRFDAMKHWRTVLKEKDRKAYRVRFPELLDRSGEFPSGYLQEFDYAYKDASEVFRYQPHLRRVTQTVPIVTIKYSEI from the coding sequence ATTGCATTCTATTGCGACGCACAGGGCATCGAGAAAAACGCCCTGGAGCAACTGCAATCGTATGCCGGCAAGCCGCACGTGGAAGAAATCTGCGCGTTTACCGACATACATTATTGTGCCGAGAAAGCCTTGCCTGTGGGCGTCGCTTTCCGGACGAAGGATTATTGTTATCCGCTGATCACGGGGAAAGACATCGGTTGCGGCGTCATGTACCTGGCGGTCAGCAAGGAAGACTGGTTGAAGCCGTTCGATAAGCAAGCCCATTATCCCGCGCTGTATCACGCCCATAAGGCGATGACGGACGATGGGTTGGGGGGCGGCAACCATTTTTTGTCGATCGAGGAAGACGACGCCAACGTTTACATTATTTGTCATACCGGTACCCGCGACCGCGGGATCGCGCTGTACCAGGAGTGCCTGGACCAGACGCGCCGTTTTTCACTGGAATATGGCAGTAGTGTGGATTTTGTGCATCGCGACTTTTTGGGCCCCGAATTTTACGGCACGTATGAACGGACGTTGCGATATGGTTACGAGCGGCGGAAGGATTTCTGCGTCAAGACGTTGTTGTTCCTGCAGCAGGCTAATTATGTGCGTAGCCGGAAGGCCGGGATCCGCCGCGATTATCTGCGGGAGCGGTTTTCGGGGTTGGAAGAAGTGGGCGCGTTGCACGGAACGGATTATGTGATGGGCGATTCCATCCATAATCATTTGCGGTTCATGGATGGAGGGATCGTTCACCGGAAGGGGAGCACGGAGTTGCGTGAGGGGAAAACGGCGGTGATCCCATTATCGATGGTGCGCGGGAGTTTGCTGGTGAAACCTGTTCGCGGAAGTGCGGGCGCGGCGCTGGATTCCTGTGCGCATGGAGCGGGGCGGCGGTTGTCGCGCTTCGATGCGATGAAGCATTGGCGGACGGTTTTGAAGGAAAAAGACCGGAAGGCTTACCGGGTGCGGTTTCCCGAGTTGCTCGACCGGAGCGGGGAATTCCCGTCAGGTTACCTGCAGGAGTTCGACTATGCTTATAAGGATGCGTCGGAGGTTTTTCGTTACCAGCCGCATTTGAGGCGGGTGACGCAGACGGTTCCGATCGTGACGATCAAGTATTCCGAAATCTGA
- the hxpB gene encoding hexitol phosphatase HxpB, with translation MIQTAIFDMDGLLIDSEPLWGIAMREVFSTVGVSLSPELTHLTTGLRTREVVSYWHNYFGWDTKSPEQVSDEIIESVTAKILRNGQAMEGLGYILDFFRSRNYRIGLASSSPSRLIQSVLDHLDIRPYFDAVSSAEFEPYGKPHPAVYLACAEALNTHPLNCLAFEDSVTGMIAAKAARMKVVVVPEAHKRTEPRFVLADMQLPSLLAFGEAELEKLSS, from the coding sequence ATGATCCAGACGGCGATTTTTGACATGGACGGCCTGCTTATCGACTCCGAGCCCCTCTGGGGTATCGCGATGCGGGAGGTATTCTCCACTGTAGGCGTTTCCCTTTCCCCCGAACTTACGCACCTCACCACCGGACTTCGCACCCGCGAAGTGGTGAGCTACTGGCATAATTACTTCGGGTGGGACACAAAGAGCCCTGAGCAAGTGAGCGACGAGATCATCGAAAGCGTGACCGCCAAGATACTCCGGAACGGACAAGCCATGGAAGGCCTCGGCTACATCCTGGACTTCTTTCGTTCCCGGAATTACCGCATTGGCCTGGCCTCCTCATCCCCCAGCCGCCTCATACAATCGGTGCTCGATCATCTCGACATCCGTCCTTACTTCGACGCCGTCTCCTCCGCAGAATTCGAACCCTACGGCAAACCGCACCCCGCAGTATATCTCGCCTGCGCGGAAGCACTGAACACTCACCCGCTCAACTGCCTGGCCTTCGAAGACTCGGTTACCGGCATGATTGCCGCGAAGGCCGCACGCATGAAAGTGGTCGTAGTTCCCGAAGCCCACAAGCGCACGGAGCCCCGCTTCGTACTGGCAGACATGCAGCTTCCATCCCTCCTCGCATTTGGCGAAGCGGAACTGGAGAAGCTTTCGTCCTGA
- a CDS encoding nitrite reductase: MQSFRTELENPIVEKDIIELEQKIRLYREGKMSDDKFRSLRLARGVYGQRQQGVQMVRIKLPYGKMTLRQWKRISDISDEYSTGNLHLTTRQDIQIHFVSLERTPELWAKLELDDVTIREACGNTVRNITASDTAGIDPNEPFDVTPYADAAFRYFLRNPICQEMGRKFKMAFSSSTKDTALTFMHDVGVIPKIRVVDGKEVRGFKVLVGGGLGAQPYLAKTTFEFLEADQLVPYIESLLRVFDRHGERSSRHKARLKFLIQKIGIEEFERLAKEEYKALKVKTYPIDHAAWAETTPPAANPALPAFTIRDRKAFEAWKRTNTFEQKQAGFFGAYIRVPLGNISSTTSRSLIEKLEAVVADDVRVTVNQGLLLKYIRPEHLEYVFSVLEEHELQKGGFDSVADITACPGTDTCNLAISSSTGIAAALEDVIRDEFPDLIYNNDIKIKISGCMNSCGQHGLAHIGFHGSSLKSGGRVLPALQVLLGGGVLSDGEGRVSDKVLKVPSRKGPDVLRALLHNYEANAQKGELFNDYYDRNGEKYFYELLKPLADLTALSDGDFVDWGQAENYSTAIGVGECAGVMIDLIATLLFEAEEKLDWATQSFANNAWADGIYHSYACLIQTAKSILLDENVNCNTQHGIMNDFDKHFVETGKFPVEGTFRALVLQINQHEPTESFAKQYFQQAKAFFDRAQQYRAARQSAAANA; encoded by the coding sequence ATGCAAAGTTTCAGAACCGAACTGGAAAATCCGATCGTTGAAAAAGATATCATCGAACTGGAACAAAAGATCAGACTCTACCGCGAAGGCAAAATGTCGGACGATAAATTTCGCTCCCTCCGCCTCGCCCGTGGCGTCTACGGCCAGCGGCAACAAGGCGTGCAGATGGTCCGTATCAAACTCCCGTACGGCAAAATGACGCTCCGTCAATGGAAACGCATCTCCGATATCTCCGACGAATACTCCACCGGTAACCTGCACCTCACCACCCGGCAAGATATCCAGATACACTTCGTGTCGCTGGAACGTACCCCGGAACTCTGGGCCAAACTGGAACTCGACGATGTCACCATCCGCGAAGCCTGCGGCAACACCGTCCGCAACATCACGGCGTCTGACACCGCCGGCATCGACCCCAACGAGCCCTTCGATGTTACACCCTACGCAGACGCCGCGTTCCGCTACTTCCTCCGCAACCCCATCTGCCAGGAAATGGGCCGCAAATTTAAAATGGCGTTCTCCTCCAGCACAAAAGACACCGCCCTCACCTTCATGCACGACGTAGGCGTGATCCCGAAAATCCGCGTGGTAGACGGTAAGGAAGTCCGCGGGTTCAAAGTGCTCGTAGGCGGCGGCCTCGGCGCACAGCCCTACCTCGCCAAAACCACTTTCGAATTCCTGGAAGCCGATCAGCTCGTTCCATATATAGAAAGCCTCCTCCGCGTGTTCGACCGCCACGGCGAAAGATCTTCCCGCCACAAAGCCCGGCTCAAATTCCTCATCCAGAAAATCGGGATCGAAGAATTCGAACGCCTCGCCAAGGAAGAATACAAAGCCCTCAAGGTAAAGACTTACCCGATCGACCACGCCGCGTGGGCGGAAACAACACCTCCCGCGGCCAACCCCGCACTGCCCGCTTTCACCATCCGCGACCGTAAAGCTTTCGAAGCCTGGAAAAGGACCAACACCTTCGAACAGAAACAGGCAGGATTCTTTGGCGCCTACATCCGCGTTCCGCTGGGCAATATCAGCTCCACCACTTCCCGCTCCCTCATCGAAAAGCTGGAAGCCGTTGTGGCAGATGATGTCCGCGTAACCGTGAACCAGGGCCTCCTCCTGAAATACATCCGCCCCGAGCACCTGGAATACGTGTTCAGCGTACTCGAAGAACACGAGCTCCAGAAAGGTGGCTTCGACTCCGTGGCCGACATCACCGCCTGCCCCGGCACAGACACCTGCAACCTGGCCATCTCCAGCTCCACCGGCATCGCCGCAGCGCTGGAAGACGTCATCCGCGACGAATTCCCCGACCTTATCTATAACAACGATATCAAAATCAAGATCTCCGGTTGCATGAACTCCTGCGGCCAGCACGGTCTTGCCCATATCGGGTTCCATGGCTCCTCGCTCAAAAGCGGCGGGCGTGTGCTCCCCGCCCTCCAGGTGCTCCTCGGCGGCGGCGTGCTGAGCGATGGCGAAGGCCGTGTATCCGACAAGGTGCTGAAAGTGCCCAGCCGGAAAGGGCCCGATGTGCTGCGCGCCCTCCTGCATAACTACGAGGCCAACGCGCAGAAAGGCGAACTGTTCAACGACTATTACGATCGCAACGGCGAAAAATATTTCTACGAGCTCCTCAAACCCCTGGCCGATCTCACGGCGCTCAGCGACGGCGATTTCGTAGACTGGGGCCAGGCGGAAAACTACTCCACCGCCATCGGTGTGGGTGAATGCGCCGGCGTGATGATCGATCTCATCGCCACCCTGCTGTTCGAAGCCGAAGAAAAACTGGACTGGGCTACGCAGTCGTTCGCCAACAACGCCTGGGCCGACGGGATTTACCATTCCTACGCCTGCCTCATCCAGACGGCCAAGAGCATCCTGCTCGACGAGAACGTGAACTGCAACACGCAGCACGGTATTATGAACGATTTCGACAAGCATTTCGTGGAAACGGGGAAATTCCCCGTGGAAGGGACATTCCGCGCGCTGGTACTTCAAATCAACCAGCACGAGCCTACAGAAAGCTTCGCCAAACAATATTTCCAACAGGCAAAAGCGTTTTTCGACCGTGCGCAGCAATACCGCGCTGCCCGCCAGTCGGCCGCCGCCAATGCTTAA
- the cobA gene encoding uroporphyrinogen-III C-methyltransferase, whose amino-acid sequence MQTLHPKVTLVGAGPGDPELITVKGLKAIQQARVILYDALSNNELLDHAPQNCLKRFVGKRAGMHVYTQAEINRMIVKYALTYGSVVRLKGGDSFVFGRGQEEIAAAQQYGIDTEVIPGISSAISVPGVNKIPVTARNVSEGFWVITGTTQDGKLSRDLEFAIQADTTVVILMGMSKLAEIASIYEAKGRGQVPAAIIQNGTLPDQKVGVGVASDLVAIAEGQGLRNPAIIVIGEVVRFHEAFQELQTKLADDYKLAV is encoded by the coding sequence ATGCAAACATTACATCCGAAAGTGACACTGGTAGGCGCCGGCCCGGGCGATCCCGAACTGATCACCGTGAAAGGGCTGAAGGCCATTCAACAGGCCCGGGTGATCCTGTACGATGCCCTGTCGAACAACGAACTGCTGGACCATGCGCCGCAGAATTGCCTGAAACGCTTCGTAGGCAAGCGCGCTGGCATGCACGTATACACGCAGGCTGAAATCAACCGCATGATCGTGAAATATGCGCTCACTTACGGTAGCGTGGTACGGCTGAAAGGAGGGGACTCCTTCGTGTTCGGCCGCGGCCAGGAAGAAATTGCCGCTGCACAACAGTACGGGATCGATACCGAAGTGATCCCCGGCATTTCGAGCGCCATTTCGGTGCCGGGCGTTAACAAAATCCCCGTGACCGCACGCAACGTCAGCGAAGGGTTTTGGGTGATCACCGGCACTACGCAAGACGGAAAACTGAGCCGCGATCTCGAATTCGCCATCCAGGCAGATACGACGGTAGTGATCCTCATGGGCATGAGCAAACTCGCGGAAATCGCCTCTATCTACGAAGCGAAAGGCCGCGGACAGGTACCTGCCGCCATCATCCAGAATGGTACGCTGCCCGACCAGAAAGTAGGGGTGGGCGTGGCTTCCGACCTGGTAGCCATCGCAGAAGGACAAGGTTTGCGCAACCCCGCCATCATCGTGATCGGTGAAGTGGTACGTTTCCACGAAGCGTTCCAGGAACTGCAAACCAAACTGGCAGACGATTATAAACTGGCCGTTTAA
- a CDS encoding bifunctional precorrin-2 dehydrogenase/sirohydrochlorin ferrochelatase, protein MEQNHLFPIFLKLDQLQVLVVGGGNVGCEKVGAILNNCPNARVTVVATWFAPEMAGIVEGFPNVTLVEKAFSCGDIFGKDLVIAATADRELNYCIWEKSKAAKVLINVADTPALCDFYLSSVVQKGNLKIAISTNGKSPTIAKRLKEVLNEAIPEGLESILQHLHTIRDRLKGDFSEKVRKLNELTSVLVNKRD, encoded by the coding sequence ATGGAACAAAACCATCTTTTTCCCATTTTCCTGAAACTCGATCAACTGCAGGTACTGGTAGTTGGCGGGGGGAATGTGGGCTGCGAGAAAGTGGGCGCGATCCTGAACAATTGTCCCAACGCCCGGGTAACCGTTGTGGCTACCTGGTTTGCCCCCGAAATGGCGGGCATCGTGGAAGGCTTTCCCAACGTGACGCTGGTGGAAAAAGCGTTTTCCTGCGGGGATATTTTCGGGAAAGACCTGGTGATCGCCGCTACGGCCGACAGGGAATTGAACTATTGCATCTGGGAAAAATCCAAAGCCGCGAAGGTGCTCATCAACGTGGCCGATACCCCGGCATTGTGCGATTTTTACCTCAGCTCGGTGGTCCAGAAAGGGAATTTGAAAATCGCTATCAGTACCAACGGAAAATCGCCCACCATCGCCAAAAGGCTGAAGGAAGTGCTGAACGAAGCGATCCCCGAAGGCCTGGAATCGATTTTACAGCACCTGCACACCATCCGCGACCGGCTGAAAGGCGATTTTTCGGAAAAAGTGCGGAAACTGAACGAGTTGACGAGCGTGCTGGTCAACAAACGGGATTGA
- a CDS encoding acyl-CoA thioesterase — protein MTLMPKKAHESLVNMTELVLPNDTNTFGNLMGGRLMYWMDIAAALACMKHCAAPVVTASVDNISFENPIKLGNVVHIEAIVTRAFTTSIEVHMKVWGEDPVLQYRYKSNEAFMTFVALDPNGKSRPVPQVIAESEEEKKLYEGALRRRQLRLILGGKMKPADANELKALFTEATEA, from the coding sequence ATGACCTTGATGCCTAAAAAGGCCCACGAATCCCTCGTTAATATGACCGAACTGGTGTTGCCCAACGATACCAACACTTTCGGCAATCTGATGGGGGGCCGCCTGATGTACTGGATGGACATTGCCGCCGCCCTGGCCTGCATGAAACACTGCGCCGCCCCGGTGGTAACCGCCTCCGTCGACAATATCTCCTTCGAAAATCCCATCAAACTGGGTAATGTGGTGCATATCGAAGCCATCGTCACCCGCGCTTTCACCACTTCCATCGAAGTGCATATGAAAGTCTGGGGAGAAGACCCGGTTTTACAATACCGTTACAAATCCAACGAAGCATTCATGACCTTCGTAGCCCTGGACCCCAACGGCAAATCACGCCCCGTTCCCCAGGTGATCGCCGAATCGGAAGAGGAGAAAAAACTCTACGAAGGCGCCCTTCGCCGCCGCCAGCTCCGCCTCATCCTCGGCGGCAAAATGAAACCGGCCGACGCCAACGAGCTGAAAGCCCTCTTCACCGAAGCAACGGAAGCATAG
- a CDS encoding CTP synthase yields MAKYIFVTGGVTSSLGKGIIAASLAKLLQARGFKVTIQKFDPYINVDPGTLNPYEHGECYVTEDGAETDLDLGHYERFLNTPTTQANNVTTGRIYQTVINKEREGAYLGKTVQVIPHITDEIKRRILLLGKDGKYDIVITELGGTVGDIESLPYVEAVRQLQWELGEEDCLVIHLTLIPYLRAAKELKTKPTQHSVRLLSENGVHPDIIVCRTEEPMYRELKKKIALFCNVQVDAVIEANDVPTIYEVPLEMMREKLDVITLKKLNLPVEKEPELTKWREFLDKLKYPKTKVTIGLIGKYVELQDAYKSILESFIHAGAVNECKVIVQNIHSEHITPDNVCEKLKNLDGLLVAPGFGHRGIEGKITAIQFARENNLPFFGICLGMQMAVVEYARNVMGLKDAHSTEMNPETQHPVINLMEEQKKVTKMGGTMRLGAYACDLKPGSQASAIYNGATAISERHRHRYEFNNDFLDQFEKAGLVASGKNPETGLVEMIELPGHPFFVGGQFHPELKSTVESPAPLFVSFIGAAKTYAESKNGKAKQQEEKVVHE; encoded by the coding sequence ATGGCAAAATATATCTTCGTTACGGGAGGTGTTACTTCCTCATTGGGTAAAGGAATTATCGCTGCGTCCCTCGCTAAACTATTGCAGGCGCGCGGCTTTAAAGTGACAATTCAGAAATTCGATCCGTATATCAATGTGGATCCGGGAACATTGAACCCTTACGAGCACGGCGAGTGCTACGTGACTGAAGATGGCGCAGAAACCGACCTGGACCTCGGGCACTACGAGCGTTTCCTCAACACGCCCACCACACAGGCCAACAACGTTACCACCGGCCGCATTTACCAGACCGTTATCAACAAGGAGCGCGAAGGCGCTTACCTCGGTAAAACCGTTCAGGTAATCCCACACATCACCGATGAGATCAAACGCCGTATTCTCCTGTTGGGGAAAGACGGTAAATATGATATCGTCATCACCGAGCTGGGCGGCACCGTGGGCGACATCGAATCGCTGCCCTACGTGGAGGCGGTTCGCCAGTTGCAATGGGAACTGGGCGAAGAAGACTGCCTGGTGATCCACCTCACCCTGATCCCGTACCTGCGTGCGGCCAAGGAGCTGAAAACCAAGCCTACACAGCACTCTGTACGTTTGCTGAGCGAAAACGGCGTGCATCCCGATATCATCGTTTGCCGCACCGAAGAGCCGATGTACCGCGAACTGAAAAAGAAAATCGCCCTGTTCTGTAATGTACAGGTAGACGCGGTGATCGAGGCGAACGACGTACCCACCATTTACGAAGTGCCCCTCGAAATGATGCGCGAGAAACTCGACGTCATCACCCTCAAAAAACTGAACCTGCCCGTCGAAAAGGAACCCGAGCTCACCAAATGGCGCGAATTCCTCGACAAGCTGAAATATCCCAAAACCAAAGTGACCATAGGCCTCATCGGCAAGTACGTGGAGCTGCAGGACGCTTACAAATCCATCCTCGAATCATTCATCCACGCAGGTGCGGTGAACGAGTGCAAGGTGATCGTACAAAATATTCACTCTGAACATATTACGCCCGATAATGTCTGCGAAAAACTGAAAAACCTGGACGGCCTTCTCGTAGCCCCCGGTTTCGGCCACCGCGGCATCGAAGGCAAGATCACGGCCATTCAGTTCGCCCGTGAAAACAACCTGCCGTTCTTCGGTATCTGCCTCGGCATGCAAATGGCCGTAGTAGAATACGCCCGTAACGTGATGGGCCTGAAAGACGCGCATTCCACCGAGATGAACCCGGAAACCCAACACCCGGTGATCAACCTCATGGAAGAACAGAAAAAAGTGACCAAAATGGGCGGTACCATGCGCCTCGGCGCTTATGCGTGCGACCTGAAGCCCGGTTCCCAGGCTTCCGCTATCTATAATGGCGCCACCGCTATTTCAGAACGCCACCGCCACCGCTACGAATTCAATAACGATTTCCTCGACCAGTTCGAAAAAGCAGGCCTGGTTGCTTCCGGTAAAAACCCGGAAACCGGCCTCGTGGAAATGATCGAGCTGCCCGGCCATCCCTTCTTCGTTGGCGGCCAATTCCACCCCGAGCTGAAATCTACCGTGGAAAGCCCGGCCCCTCTCTTCGTGAGCTTCATCGGCGCTGCCAAAACCTATGCCGAATCCAAGAATGGAAAGGCTAAGCAGCAGGAAGAGAAAGTAGTACATGAATAA
- the yidC gene encoding membrane protein insertase YidC, translating to MDRNSVIGFVLLGLLLVGYIWWNQKSSQDARIEKARQDSIANLNKPKEQQAKTVALSDSTAAATGITSADSARLSSEYGPFTLAATGAEATTVLENKLVKITFTNKGGQPKQIQLLEFKSSAGEPLMLQEGSFNRQGIKVPLANNQSLNTADVFFTPGNVEKHPDGSQSISYRLPTTNPGQYIEYTYMLKNDSYLVDYTINLVGMQGILGTKNVEFQWNSQSDLQEHSMQQERLNNQIHWRDAAKDHDYFTLTNSSEKKVDRPLQWVSFKQQFFNTTLIARKDNFASADFHSKVPESANIVGQQMSSLAIPFNGSANYSFPIEVYYGPNKYKTLKSMDIELQKIIPLGSGIFAFVKYVNIWIIIPVFDFLGGLTSNYGLIILLLTIFIRLIIAPFTYQSYVSAAKMKVLKPELDELRARYKDDQQAFGMEQMKLFKSAGVNPLGGCLPALLQLPILVAMYSFFPSSIELRQESFLWANDLSTYDSIYNFGFTIPLYGDHISLFTILMTITSLILAFYNRGMADQSNPVMKYMPYVFPIMLLGIFNGMAAALTYYYFLSNVISIALQWVIQTFIINHDKIHAQIQANKSKPQSKSKWAEKLEEMQKRQAEMQKTRKK from the coding sequence ATGGATAGAAATTCGGTCATTGGTTTTGTGTTACTGGGCCTCCTTCTCGTGGGGTACATCTGGTGGAACCAGAAAAGCTCCCAGGACGCAAGAATCGAAAAGGCCCGCCAGGATTCCATCGCCAACCTGAACAAGCCCAAAGAGCAACAAGCTAAAACCGTTGCCCTCAGCGATAGTACAGCAGCAGCAACCGGCATCACCAGCGCAGATTCAGCCCGCCTCAGCAGCGAATACGGTCCCTTTACCCTCGCGGCCACCGGCGCTGAAGCCACCACCGTGCTGGAAAACAAACTGGTTAAGATCACCTTCACGAACAAAGGCGGTCAACCCAAACAAATCCAGCTGCTGGAATTCAAATCCTCCGCAGGCGAGCCCCTCATGCTCCAGGAAGGTTCCTTCAACCGCCAGGGCATCAAAGTTCCCCTCGCCAATAACCAATCGCTCAACACCGCAGACGTATTCTTTACCCCCGGCAATGTGGAAAAGCATCCAGACGGCAGCCAATCCATCAGTTACCGCCTCCCCACCACCAACCCGGGCCAATACATCGAATACACCTACATGCTGAAAAACGACAGCTACCTGGTCGATTACACGATCAACCTCGTAGGCATGCAGGGCATACTCGGCACCAAGAACGTGGAATTCCAGTGGAACAGCCAGTCAGACCTCCAGGAGCACAGCATGCAACAGGAGCGTCTGAACAACCAGATCCACTGGCGCGACGCGGCCAAAGACCACGACTACTTCACCCTGACCAACAGCAGCGAGAAGAAAGTAGACCGCCCCCTCCAATGGGTAAGCTTCAAGCAGCAGTTCTTCAACACCACGCTCATCGCCAGGAAAGATAACTTCGCATCCGCCGACTTCCACAGCAAGGTGCCCGAAAGCGCCAACATCGTGGGCCAGCAGATGAGCAGCCTCGCCATTCCGTTCAACGGTTCCGCCAACTACAGCTTCCCCATCGAAGTGTATTACGGTCCCAATAAGTACAAGACCCTCAAGTCGATGGACATCGAGCTGCAGAAGATCATCCCCCTCGGCTCCGGTATCTTCGCCTTCGTGAAATACGTGAACATCTGGATCATCATCCCCGTGTTCGATTTCCTTGGCGGTTTGACTTCCAACTATGGCCTCATCATCCTCCTCCTGACCATCTTCATCCGCCTCATCATCGCACCGTTCACTTACCAAAGTTATGTGTCGGCCGCCAAGATGAAAGTGCTGAAACCCGAGCTGGACGAGCTGCGCGCCCGTTACAAAGACGATCAGCAGGCCTTCGGTATGGAGCAGATGAAACTGTTCAAGAGCGCCGGTGTGAACCCGCTGGGAGGCTGTCTGCCCGCACTGCTGCAGCTGCCGATCCTCGTGGCGATGTACTCGTTCTTCCCCAGTTCCATCGAGCTGCGCCAGGAAAGCTTCCTGTGGGCGAACGACCTCAGCACCTACGATTCCATCTATAACTTCGGTTTCACCATCCCGCTGTATGGCGATCATATTTCGCTGTTCACGATCCTGATGACGATCACGAGCCTTATTCTCGCGTTCTACAACAGGGGCATGGCCGACCAGAGCAACCCGGTGATGAAATACATGCCGTACGTGTTCCCCATCATGCTGCTGGGTATCTTCAACGGCATGGCCGCGGCACTCACGTACTATTACTTCCTCAGTAACGTGATCTCGATCGCGCTGCAGTGGGTGATCCAGACGTTCATCATCAACCACGACAAGATCCATGCACAGATCCAGGCGAACAAATCGAAACCCCAGTCCAAGTCCAAATGGGCGGAAAAACTGGAAGAGATGCAGAAGCGCCAGGCAGAAATGCAGAAAACACGCAAAAAATAA
- a CDS encoding M20/M25/M40 family metallo-hydrolase encodes MKQIAILTIWLAAAGAAFAQETTPSPERIRETVNYLASDKLKGRGTETKGGEKAAGYVEKQFRQIGLLPAVGGQYFQQFVFARGKHYNLHSKNVIGYIDNGAARTVIIGAHYDHLGHGELFNGRYPNEIHNGADDNASGVAGLLELARHYQQNNVKEPFNFVFIAFGGEELGLHGSKYYTRYPLDSLNKVQFMLNMDMIGRYNAQRGVGIGGYGTAKEWPEIFKGVQDGGIKFFTDGSGKGGSDHHSFYIAGVPVLFLHTGGHDDYHKPTDDAPKVDANAEAGILKIAIQLIDNAMKFDRLTYVTQD; translated from the coding sequence ATGAAGCAGATTGCGATTTTGACGATTTGGCTGGCCGCGGCAGGCGCAGCCTTTGCACAGGAAACAACGCCATCGCCGGAACGCATACGGGAAACGGTGAACTATCTCGCGTCCGACAAACTGAAAGGCCGTGGAACGGAAACGAAGGGAGGGGAGAAGGCTGCGGGATATGTGGAGAAGCAGTTCCGGCAGATCGGGCTGCTGCCCGCCGTGGGTGGACAATACTTCCAGCAATTCGTGTTCGCCCGCGGGAAGCATTACAACCTGCACAGCAAGAATGTGATCGGGTACATAGATAACGGTGCCGCACGTACGGTGATCATCGGGGCGCATTACGACCATCTGGGGCATGGGGAGCTGTTTAACGGCCGCTATCCCAATGAGATACACAACGGGGCGGATGATAACGCTTCCGGCGTGGCGGGGCTCCTGGAACTGGCGCGGCATTATCAGCAAAATAACGTGAAAGAGCCGTTCAATTTCGTGTTCATCGCTTTCGGCGGTGAGGAATTGGGGCTGCACGGGTCGAAATATTACACGCGCTACCCGTTGGATTCGCTGAACAAGGTGCAGTTCATGTTGAATATGGACATGATCGGGCGATACAATGCGCAGCGTGGCGTGGGGATCGGCGGATACGGTACCGCGAAGGAGTGGCCCGAGATTTTCAAGGGCGTGCAGGATGGAGGGATCAAATTCTTCACCGATGGATCGGGGAAAGGCGGCAGCGATCACCACAGTTTCTATATAGCCGGGGTGCCGGTGTTGTTCCTGCATACCGGCGGGCACGACGATTATCACAAACCTACCGACGACGCGCCGAAAGTAGATGCGAATGCGGAGGCGGGGATATTGAAAATCGCGATCCAACTGATCGACAACGCCATGAAATTCGACCGGCTGACGTATGTGACGCAGGATTAA
- a CDS encoding Panacea domain-containing protein — MMYTANQIASWFLASLETNSGDTISPMKLQKLIYYSQAWYLVKFDKPLFNDKIEAWMHGPTIPAVYERFDNAYRDSIPFEKMFSKEHPYKKLPIELDDFLEEIFFKYGEHSAWFLEALSKKELPWRMARRHTPSLMHCHQEITQESMKNYYSKLQHEGKP; from the coding sequence ATGATGTACACTGCGAATCAAATTGCCAGTTGGTTTCTGGCGAGCCTGGAAACCAATTCGGGTGATACAATATCGCCCATGAAATTGCAGAAGTTGATTTATTATTCACAGGCCTGGTACCTGGTTAAGTTTGATAAGCCGTTATTCAATGACAAGATCGAGGCCTGGATGCATGGCCCTACCATTCCTGCCGTTTATGAACGGTTCGATAATGCTTACAGGGATAGCATTCCATTCGAAAAGATGTTTAGCAAGGAACATCCCTATAAAAAGCTTCCAATTGAATTGGATGATTTTTTGGAGGAGATATTTTTTAAGTATGGAGAACATTCTGCATGGTTTCTTGAAGCACTCTCCAAAAAGGAATTGCCTTGGCGAATGGCAAGAAGGCATACTCCTTCCCTCATGCATTGCCACCAGGAAATTACACAGGAATCAATGAAGAATTATTATTCAAAATTACAACATGAAGGAAAGCCGTAA